The Cryptococcus neoformans var. neoformans B-3501A chromosome 7, whole genome shotgun sequence genome window below encodes:
- a CDS encoding hypothetical protein (Match to EST gb|CF193893.1|CF193893) produces MPPSKSAKSAVLKKRPSRRRIVATESDSDDESPVQAAASTSPQPSVEEDSSVDAEGPGSGGSDSSLTPAPSPEQVKTVSTKIQAVPKAKDVEKKEGGDTGDLMAPVSDMAKGSVTRKGRQTRARTRMSEIGSAENSEAPSPAPTPVPPAGDVDALVADKSTELDSGNTSPKKISLKLKVGDATTTKVTAPVEDEMGNEREKSALKMKSDMEKKIGKRTSGSIDDEGLEDVGLKRAKVKKIGKTKNDSKGTEDDGEGRTKARMEEEKKPTKTKKKSKRIVVDHEDEDVASTPEPSMSEIPTTTTPKPTSPARPLSPVKASKSSNKLPSSSQAKDKSPVTESSTLSVPASITATAKPKPKPKAITKLEGTEVSHKKTPSAGSVNGTPQNKLLNAKKTPSGNIKRPSGSATSTPVNSTPKVKPTALGGSLLAQTLNVLNSKQGKDEKESAKGKEDKREKERKERGRFGWYDDWVLSASEQKEFDESRAKREAERKKRDAYGANMLNLQEGQDACRVDNTQPSPAVFDRLDPKEINTRNDLPSQMLQRLLGF; encoded by the exons ATGCCTCCCTCCAAATCGGCCAAATCCGCGGTGCTCAAAAAGAGGCCATCAAGACGACGCATCGTAGCCACAGAGTCCGACTCTGACGACGAGAGTCCCGTCCAAGCAGCTGCGTCAACTTCGCCCCAGCCAAGTGTTGAGGAAGATTCAAGTGTCGATGCTGAAGGacctggatctggaggAAGTGACTCAAGCTTGACGCCTGCCCCGTCTCCCGAACAGGTGAAAACGGTTTCAACAAAGATCCAAGCTGTCCCTAAAGCAAAGGATGtcgaaaagaaagaaggaggtgatACCGGAGATCTTATGGCGCCAGTATCCGATATGGCAAAGGGCTCTGTAACTAGAAAAGGCAGGCAAACGAGAGCTAGGACCAGAATGTCCGAAATTGGATCAGCGGAAAACAGTGAAGCTCCGTCTCCTGCTCCGACCCCTGTTCCTCCAGCGGGAGACGTCGATGCGCTTGTTGCGGATAAGTCTACGGAATTAGACTCCGGAAATACAAGCCCCAAAAAGATAAgcctcaagctcaaggtcgGGGACGCCACAACTACGAAGGTAACGGCTCCTgtagaagatgagatgggaaaTGAACGAGAGAAGTCCGCtttgaaaatgaagagTGATATGGAGAAAAAAATTGGAAAGAGAACGTCTGGAAGCATAGATGACGAAGGTCTGGAGGATGTAGGTCTAAAAAGAGCCAAGGTGAAAAAGATTGGAAAGACAAAGAACGACAGCAAAGGAACGGAAGACGATGGTGAGGGTAGAACGAAGGCgagaatggaagaggaaaaaaagcCGACCAAGACCAAGAAAAAGTCTAAGAGGATCGTTGTCGAccatgaggatgaggatgttgccTCCACCCCTGAACCTTCTATGTCTGAAATACCTACAACAACTACGCCGAAGCCAACTTCACCCGCCAGACCTCTGTCACCAGTCAAAGCTTCAAAATCTAGCAACAAGCtgccttcatcatcacaAGCGAAGGATAAATCCCCTGTTACCGAATCTTCTACACTTTCTGTCCCTGCATCTATTACAGCGACGGCAAagcccaaacccaaacccaagGCCATCACCAAGCTTGAAGGCACCGAGGTATCCCATAAAAAAACACCATCTGCGGGATCGGTCAACGGTACTCCTCAAAACAAGCTGTTGAATGCGAAGAAGACACCATCAGGTAATATCAAACGTCCGTCTGGAAGTGCAACTAGTACTCCAGTGAATTCCACTCCCAAAGTAAAACCTACCGCGCTCGGTGGGAGTTTACTCGCTCAAACACTCAACGTGTTGAACTCCAAGCAGGGAAAggacgaaaaagaaagtgctaaaggcaaagaagataagagagagaaggagaggaaggaacgAGGGAGGTTCGGATGGTATGATGACTGGGTGCTCAG CGCCTCGGAGCAGAAGGAATTCGACGAGAGTCGTGCCAAGAGGGAGgcggaaagaaagaagcgcGATGCGTATGGG GCAAATATGTTGAATTTACAAGAAGGCCAGGATGCATGCCGAGTCGATAAC ACACAACCCTCGCCTGCCGTCTTTGATCGATTGGACCCGAAAGAAATCAACACAAGAAACGACTTGCCGTCGCAGATGTTACAGAGATTACTCGGATTTTGA
- a CDS encoding hypothetical protein (HMMPfam hit to MSF1, MSF1-like conserved region, score: 32.2, E(): 9.1e-10): MSSPDPPPTPLLAFFLRYPNPFARHVLSVDVLSRRVNPVTGQIHTTRLILKRGILPKWATRWLPSSATSGGRGLDAWVLEESVVDPPGWGEGRDLQGEDEEYGRQPRLRVQQGNLNHRKLMHVIEGGELRAGPNGTTLHHTTAEVRSHFGGAWSSLIRQRIETYGVGRFEGNSETSRKGMSLILSLLRNRQPLPETAEFEFYPPPPPAFNESWKDIPEAGASQRKEGSPRSFFLSPGSLAAWARTKRANGESE; this comes from the exons ATGTCCAGCCCCGACCCACCACCCACGCCGCTTTTAGCCTTCTTTCTCCGATACCCTAATCCTTTTGCCCGCCATGTACTGTCAGTTGATGTACTCTCTCGCCGGGTGAATCCCGTCACAGGTCAGATCCATACCACTAGGCTTATTTTGAAGAGAGGAATTTTGCCAAAGTGGGCGACAAGATGGTTACCATCAAGTGCGACATCAGGAGGCCGAGGTTTAGATGCTTGGGTTCTCGAGGAGAGTGTGGTGGACCCACCCggatggggagaagggagggatctgcaaggagaagacgaggaataTGGAAGGCAGCCTAGGCTGAGAGTGCAGCAGGGAAACTTGAATCATCGAAAGTTGATGCATGTTATCGAAGGCGGAGAACTGAGGGCTGGACCTAACGG TACAACGTTACATCACACGACTGCCGAGGTTCGGTCTCATTTCGGTGGTGCATGGTCAAGTCTTATTAGGCAGCGGATAGAGACGTATGGTGTAGGCAGGTTTGAAGGCAACTCTGAAACA TCTCGCAAAGGCATGTCCCTTATCCTGTCATTGCTTCGAAATCGGCAGCCCCTTCCAGAAACAGCAGAATTTGAGTTCTACCCGCCACCTCCCCCCGCTTTCAACGAGAGTTGGAAGGATATACCAGAAGCTGGAGCATCacagaggaaagaaggatcaCCAAGAAGCTTTTTCCTGTCCCCAGGAAGTTTGGCAGCATGGGCAAGGACGAAGCGTGCAAATGGGGAAAGCGAATAA
- a CDS encoding hypothetical protein (HMMPfam hit to Lactamase_B, Metallo-beta-lactamase superfamily, score: 62.1, E(): 1.5e-15), which yields MPARTLATGNSNHLRLCLLITPTLRRLVSHFAWRSNSKQLQKSDKMVMGNTEKLSDVTRLSAHVTRVLGQNPGLMTLQGTNSYLLQPPSNPHAPLILVDTSSPHTAAQYVDLLLVHLHHLALESGVRETHFESSAAQVSLRNFKEERRDEVKKIVKEQREAEPRADELGLTEYGPESTWVKGYEGKTGVRKLPTIEHVVLTHRHLDHVGALPLLLKTLKEHGCPPPKLWKLPSPDEAELNASERDRPTSDSSIWQSLPPGTYTPLSPLQPFHPILPGLMISIIDPQYRHLLKHNENGKAKWNEVPEIARVSVRCLKTPGHTADSVSLVLMEGEKGVFTGDTVLGQGTTHFTDLSTYMTSLRTLLALKPRVLYPAHGPHIPSQEASVSHIQTYITHRQKREDEIVATLKRFSPSLSVEDGGENIAEALITLKKEIHEKKEAENKVKGRSMLDKQKASPLPDFEEEKKALEKIDVSKGVSMSVIARILYKSEDERLLFAAAKNVNAHLDKLIKDGKVRKGRVRMCKLIGGEVGEVEDMDGWEWIGEKEKSD from the exons ATGCCAGCCCGTACACTGGCAACTGGAAATAGCAACCATCTGCGCCTCTGTCTCCTGATCACTCCGACCCTTAGGAGGCTGGTATCACATTTTGCTTGGCGATCGAACAGCAAACAGTTGCAAAAAAGTGACAAAATGGTCATGGGAAATACGGAAAAATTGAGCGATGTGACCAGG CTATCGGCCCATGTCACTCGGGTTTTGGGCCAAAATCCGGGCCTGATGACACTTCAGGGCACAAACTCCTACCTCTTGCAGCCCCCTTCGAACCCCCATGCTCCACTCATTCTGGTGGACACCTCATCACCACACACAGCAGCGCAATACGTCGACTTGCTCCTCGTGCACTTGCACCACCTAGCTCTCGAATCTGGAGTACGCGAGACCCACTTTGAATCCTCTGCCGCCCAGGTTTCTTTGAGAAACttcaaggaagagaggagagatgaGGTGAAGAAAATTGTCAAGGAGCAACGGGAAGCTGAACCAAGAGCGGATGAGCTCGGCTTGACAGAGTACGGTCCAGAAAGTACATGGGTCAAAGGGTACGAAGGGAAGACGGGGGTACGCAAGCTACCCACCATTGAACATGTCGTCCTGACCCACCGGCATCTGGACCATGTTGGTGCattgcctcttctccttaaAACTCTAAAGGAACACGGATGTCCCCCTCCCAAATTGTGGAAACTCCCTTCACCTGACGAAGCCGAGCTTAATGCATCAGAGCGAGATCGTCCCACCTCGGACTCGTCTATTTGGCAATCTCTGCCTCCTGGGACATACACACCTCTCTCACCACTTCAACCTTTTCATCCTATCCTACCGGGCCTCATGATCTCTATTATCGATCCACAGTATAGGCATTTGTTAAAGCACAACGAGAATGGCAAGGCAAAATGGAATGAAGTGCCCGAAATTGCTAGAGTCTCGGTGAGATGCCTGAAAACTCCAGGACATACAGCCGATTCGGTCAGTTTGGTTTTGAtggagggagagaaaggcGTTTTCACAGGGGATACAGTATTGGGTCAGGGCACCACGCATTTCACCGATCTCTCGACTT ATATGACCTCGCTTCGGACTTTGCTCGCCCTTAAACCCAGAGTCCTCTATCCGGCCCATGGACCTCATATACCTTCGCAAGAAGCGTCCGTCTCCCACATCCAGACTTATATCACACATCGGCAGAAAcgagaggatgagattgtGGCTACGTTGAAACGCTTCTCCCCGTCGCTCAGTGTCGAAGATGGAGGTGAAAACATCGCAGAGGCGCTTATCACGCTAAAAAAGGAGATCcatgagaagaaggaagcggaaAACAAAGTCAAGGGGCGGTCAATGCTCGATAAACAAAAGGCATCCCCTCTACCcgactttgaagaagaaaaaaaggcacTTGAAAAGATTGACGTTTCAAAGGGAGTGAGCATGAGCGTCATCGCAAGAATACTTTACAAGAGCGAAGATGAACGGTTGCTCTTTGCAGCTGCAAAGAATGTCAACGCGCACTTGGATAAGCTTAtcaaggatggaaaagtGAGAAAAGGCAGAGTAAGGATGTGCAAGTTGATTGGCGGTGAGGTTGGAGAAGTGGAAGACATGGACGGGTGGGAGTGGAtcggggagaaggaaaaatcAGACTGA